The DNA sequence GGCATCAAGCTCGACCCGAACCGCCGCGAGGTCTTCCGTGACGAGGTGGAGATCCAGCTCGCCCCGAAGGAGTTCGCGGTGCTGGAGGTCCTCATGCGCAGCGAGGGCGCGGTCGTCTCGGCGGAACAGTTGCTGGAGAAGGCCTGGGACGAGAACACCGACCCCTTCACCAACGTGGTGCGCGTCACGGTCATGACACTCCGCCGCAAGCTCGGCGAACCGCCCGTCATCGTCACCGTGCCGGGCTCCGGATACCGGATCTGAGGACCATGGCCACCACCCCGGGGCCCCCCGTGGCGCCTCCGAAGCCCACCTGGGAGCCCAAGCAGCAGGAGCCCCCGTACCCCTGGCTGCGTCCGACCATCCGGATACGGCTCACGCTGCTGTACGGCGGGATGTTCCTGATCGCGGGCATCGTGCTGCTGTCGATCATCTACATGCTGGCGGCGCAGGCTCTGCACGTGGGCACGGACCTGCCGTTCAAGCTGCTGCCCGACAGCAAGATCCAGCTCATCAACAACGTCTGCCCCGCTCTCACGCCGGGCCTCTCGGCGGACGAGGCGAACGCCGCGCTCAAGGCGTGCAACGAGTCACAGCGCAAGCACGCGCTGGACACCCTGCTCAACCGCTCGCTCCTCGCCCTGGTCGGCCTCAGCGTGATCGCCTTCGCCTTCGGCTACGCCATGGCCGGACGCGTGCTGTCCCCGCTCGGCCGGATCACCCGGACCGCGCGCCGGGTGGCCGGGACGGACCTCACCCGGCGGATCGAGCTGGACGGCCCGGACGACGAGCTGAAGGAGCTGGCGGACACCTTCGACGACATGCTGGACCGGCTGGAGCGGGCCTTCACCGCGCAGCAGCGGTTCGTCGGCAACGCCTCGCACGAGCTGCGCACCCCGCTGGCGATCAACCGCACGCTGCTGGAGGTCCATCTCTCCGACCCGGAGGCCCCGCCGGAGCTCCAGCAGCTCGGCAAGACCCTCCTGGCCACCAACGAACGCAGTGAGCAGCTCGTCGAGGGCCTGCTGCTGCTGGCCCGCAGCGACAACCAGATCGTCGAGCGCAAGCCGGTCGACCTCGCCGAGGTCGCCGAACGCGCCATCGACCAGGCCCGGGCGGAGGCGGTGGAGAAGAAGGCCGAGATCCG is a window from the Streptomyces sp. MMBL 11-1 genome containing:
- a CDS encoding sensor histidine kinase produces the protein MATTPGPPVAPPKPTWEPKQQEPPYPWLRPTIRIRLTLLYGGMFLIAGIVLLSIIYMLAAQALHVGTDLPFKLLPDSKIQLINNVCPALTPGLSADEANAALKACNESQRKHALDTLLNRSLLALVGLSVIAFAFGYAMAGRVLSPLGRITRTARRVAGTDLTRRIELDGPDDELKELADTFDDMLDRLERAFTAQQRFVGNASHELRTPLAINRTLLEVHLSDPEAPPELQQLGKTLLATNERSEQLVEGLLLLARSDNQIVERKPVDLAEVAERAIDQARAEAVEKKAEIRGERATAVVQGNGVLLERIALNLVQNAVRYNVPEDGWVEVTTEVRDGQALLVVSNTGPVVPAYEIDNLFEPFRRLRTERTGSDKGVGLGLSIARSVARAHGGRIIAEPREGGGLVMRVTLPV